Within the Desulfotignum phosphitoxidans DSM 13687 genome, the region GCAGCTGGAAAAATCCAGGAACCGTTTGCGTGTAAAATCAGCCAATTTGTTTGCGCCCAGGGCCGGCAGTTCCTCTGCATCCTCATTTTCAAACGCGGAGAAATCCATGACCCCCATTTTCACGTTCGGTGCCGGATCGGCAAACCCCACATTCACCGGAGCAAGAACTATGTGTACCAGGGGAGAATACGGAATATAGGCCACAAAGCCCAGAGACAGAAGGCCGTGTACCCACCAGGTGACCGCGTGGATTTCAAGGGCAAGGGCCGGACTGATCAGGTTTGATGCCAAAAAATTGCCCACGAACGCGCCAGCCTCCAGGGAGCCGGCAGCAGCAGCTATTCTTGCGCCCTCCGTGACAAATCCGGTGATAAGAATCAGGCCAAGAAGTCCGCTGACCGGCACAAACCCTTTTCTGGCCTCGGGCAATCTGAGGCGGACCGGCGGAATCATCCGCCGAACCAGAAAAAAAACAATCCCGACCAGGGTCAGAAAGCCTGCCAGGTCAAGCATGAACGACATGAACCAGCGATTGAATCCACCGCTGAACACCGGAAGCCCGAACAAAATGTTCAGAATTACCAGGTTTGTTCCGATAAAAAGAATAACCATCCCCCAGAACACAAACCCATGGGCAATGCCCGAGGCTGGCTTCCGGTAAAGCCGGGCATTCAGGATACCCCGTACCAGAAAGGCCTTCAAGCGAAAGGTGCCGATTCCCTGAATCATATTGCCGATCGAGGGGATCACCCGCATTTTGCCCTGTTTGATCAACAGCCATTGCCGGTAAAGACCATAAAAAAAAACAATGGCTACCGGAATTGCCAATAGATCAATGATGATACCATAATCAATATTCCAATAGGGGATGCGGGGCATTTATCTGTTCTCCTTGATCGCCTGAGTCAGTTGAGGGATAATTTTCTGATAATCACAAACCAGTCCAAACCGCGCTCTGTTGAAAATATTGGCTTCCTCATCCTTGTTAATCGCCACGACACATTTTGAATTGGCAATTCCAGCCAGATGCTGACTGGCCCCGGACACTCCCACGGCAAAATACACACTGGGGGCCACAATTTTGCCTGTCTGACCGATCTGGCGGGTGGGAGAGGCCCATCCTTCATCTACAGCCCCCCTCGATGCACCCACTGCACCATTCAGTTGATCAGCCAGAGTTTGAAGCAGGGAAAAATTATCTGCATTACCAATACCTCTGCCCCCGGACACAACCACTGGAGCATCTTCAAGAGGAACACCATCGGTCTGTTCGTTTTTTTCGCTGATTAACTGGACTTTTTCCGATTCTGTATTCAATGGGATAGATGAAGTGTGGCCTTCCAAAACTTCGGGCTCAAAATATTTACGCCGAATGGTCAAAACAACTGGAGTTGATTCTATTTTCTGCTTGATTATGGCTTTCCCGCCATAAATGGGCCGCTCAATTACCATGTCTGAATGAATGGCTGTCACTTCTGTCACAACCGGGGCTGACAGTGCCGCACTCAGAGGGCCTGCCAATCCCGTACCCAACGTTGAGACACTCAAGAGAATCACTTCGTAATTTTCCAGCTTGGCTAGCTGAACAATGCTTGGCACCAGATTGGGTGGAAGCGTCTGGCTGGATTGCCAGGCTTTGCCGTAATTGCCGGGGATATCTCCCTCACCCAAGGCAATGATATCAGGAAGTTCGCAGAAATATCGGCTCACTGTTTTGAGTTCGCCGATTTTTTTCAAATCGATATTTTCAATGATCAGCGTTTTCATAGATATCTCTCCTCATTCAACCGATTTAACAATATTCTGACAGCCTGCCCCGGGTCTTCCACATCAATGAACTCGCAAACACACTCAATCTTAGGAATGGCCACTTCCAGTTCATTTAACGCCATTTTTTTCTGATCCGTGGACTCAAGTTTGATAACCGGTTTTTTCTTGGCTGCAAAAATAGCCCGCACAGCAGGGATTCGGGGCACATTCTCAGGAATACTGGTGATAGACAAAACACCTGGTCCACTGAACTCCAATTCACGTTTTCCCTGGGCTGTAATCTGAGTCACGGTCCAAGAACCGTTCTCATGATCAACATCGCCGATCTGGGGAATGAAAGGAACTCCTAGCATCTGGGCCAGTATCCCTGGAACAACCCCTCGGTCCATATCTGCAGATTGCTGTCCCGCAAGCACCAGATCCACGTTATCTATACTCTGGAGGGCAGCCATGAGGTTCCCGGCAATAACCGCGGCATCATCGGATGTCCCTTTCACCAGAATTAACTGATCAGCGCCCATGGCTGCACCTTTTCTCAAAAACTGTATATCGTTCTCGCTGCCATAGGAAATGAGGGTCAATGACCCCGAAGTTTTTTCCTTGATCTGGATGGCGGTTTCTATGGCATTTTCATCGTACAGTCCGAGCATCCGTGAAAACCTTTCGTGGGCCCGGTTATTTGACAACTCAAAATCCATGGACGGAACCAAATAATCCGGGACAACTTTTGCTAATACCGCAATGTGCATGTCTTTTCCTCCACTGTTTTTAATGAATTGACATTACCGTCCCTTCCATTGGGGCGCTCTTTTTTCTGCAAATGCCGTAAATCCCTCTTTCCTGTCCTCAGTATCTCTCAAGACTCCCCATAACAAGTGAGAAAAGGCAATCCCCTGTTCCAGCGGCATATCAAGCCCCATGACTGCGGCCTGTTTGGCAGCCTTCACACTCAAGGGTGCATTGCCGGCAATTTTCCGGGCCATGTTTCTGGCCAGAGTCATCAATTCCTGAGGTTCGACCACATCACTGATCAGACCAACCCTGTGAGCCTCTTTGGCATCTATCATCTCTCCTGTCAACAGCATTTTCATGGCCACAGCCTGAGGAATGGCACGTGGAATGCACTGAGTTCCATTCAATCCGGCCAGGCTGGCTACCTTGACTTCAGTCAGCCCGAATTTGGCATTGGTGCTGGCGATTCTGAGATCACAAGCAAGGGCCATTTCCAGTCCTCCACCAATGGCATAGCCATTT harbors:
- a CDS encoding adenine nucleotide alpha hydrolase family protein, with the translated sequence MHIAVLAKVVPDYLVPSMDFELSNNRAHERFSRMLGLYDENAIETAIQIKEKTSGSLTLISYGSENDIQFLRKGAAMGADQLILVKGTSDDAAVIAGNLMAALQSIDNVDLVLAGQQSADMDRGVVPGILAQMLGVPFIPQIGDVDHENGSWTVTQITAQGKRELEFSGPGVLSITSIPENVPRIPAVRAIFAAKKKPVIKLESTDQKKMALNELEVAIPKIECVCEFIDVEDPGQAVRILLNRLNEERYL
- a CDS encoding enoyl-CoA hydratase/isomerase family protein, translating into MSWYQTNIKITGDDNLYRKGADLMGVEFSKEDHVAYVTLNRPKAMNSLDPESVTRLAEVWAEVAKDDNIRVTVLTGAGEKSFCTGTDMKKTPPPQECMASIWLREGQPIIPHMKMWKPIICAINGYAIGGGLEMALACDLRIASTNAKFGLTEVKVASLAGLNGTQCIPRAIPQAVAMKMLLTGEMIDAKEAHRVGLISDVVEPQELMTLARNMARKIAGNAPLSVKAAKQAAVMGLDMPLEQGIAFSHLLWGVLRDTEDRKEGFTAFAEKRAPQWKGR
- a CDS encoding electron transfer flavoprotein subunit alpha/FixB family protein, which produces MKTLIIENIDLKKIGELKTVSRYFCELPDIIALGEGDIPGNYGKAWQSSQTLPPNLVPSIVQLAKLENYEVILLSVSTLGTGLAGPLSAALSAPVVTEVTAIHSDMVIERPIYGGKAIIKQKIESTPVVLTIRRKYFEPEVLEGHTSSIPLNTESEKVQLISEKNEQTDGVPLEDAPVVVSGGRGIGNADNFSLLQTLADQLNGAVGASRGAVDEGWASPTRQIGQTGKIVAPSVYFAVGVSGASQHLAGIANSKCVVAINKDEEANIFNRARFGLVCDYQKIIPQLTQAIKENR